One genomic segment of Fischerella sp. PCC 9605 includes these proteins:
- a CDS encoding SDR family oxidoreductase, which produces MQLKPINQQVVSVVGASSGIGRITALKFARRGAKVVVSARSEPGLKSLVDEIQAFGGEATYIVADVSDFEQVKAIASQTVAEYGRLDTWVHVAATGIIAPFEKITPQEFERIVQVNLMGQVYGAMAALPHLKREGRGALIHISSMQGRRSLPLQSPYCAAKHGVEGFLETLRVELQHEKLPISVTSILPATINTPYYNKVGTKLGVKPTGIPPYYQPDLVADAILYAAEHPMRDFIVGDVGKVLDLLQKISPSLVDSLLLLIGFAQGTNEPKSEDAPNNIFAPVEGYDRVEGDFNKLAIPSFLDWFDMNPQLKWGTLALAVLGVTAFLGGWRPGNEV; this is translated from the coding sequence ATGCAATTGAAGCCAATTAATCAGCAAGTAGTTTCAGTAGTTGGAGCATCCAGTGGTATTGGACGGATAACGGCGCTGAAGTTTGCCAGGCGCGGAGCCAAAGTAGTAGTTTCCGCTCGCAGCGAACCTGGGTTAAAGTCCTTGGTAGATGAGATTCAAGCCTTTGGTGGCGAGGCTACATATATAGTCGCAGATGTGAGTGACTTCGAGCAAGTAAAGGCGATCGCTTCCCAAACCGTAGCAGAATACGGACGATTGGATACTTGGGTTCATGTTGCTGCTACAGGTATAATTGCGCCTTTCGAGAAAATCACACCCCAGGAGTTTGAACGAATTGTTCAGGTGAACTTGATGGGACAAGTATACGGTGCAATGGCGGCACTACCCCATTTGAAGCGCGAGGGACGCGGGGCGTTAATTCATATATCCTCAATGCAGGGTAGGCGGAGTCTGCCGTTGCAAAGTCCCTACTGTGCTGCCAAGCATGGTGTAGAAGGTTTCTTAGAAACCCTGCGCGTTGAGTTGCAGCACGAAAAATTGCCCATTAGCGTTACCTCAATATTGCCTGCGACAATCAACACACCTTATTACAACAAGGTTGGCACTAAGCTGGGAGTTAAACCTACTGGTATTCCACCTTACTATCAGCCCGATCTTGTTGCTGACGCTATCCTTTACGCTGCCGAACATCCTATGCGTGATTTTATCGTTGGTGATGTGGGCAAAGTGTTGGATTTGCTACAAAAAATTTCGCCTTCCTTAGTAGATTCGCTACTGCTGCTGATAGGTTTTGCACAGGGTACGAATGAACCAAAGTCAGAGGATGCGCCAAACAATATTTTTGCGCCAGTTGAAGGCTACGATCGTGTCGAGGGAGATTTTAACAAGCTAGCAATACCCTCTTTCTTGGATTGGTTTGATATGAATCCACAGCTGAAGTGGGGGACTTTAGCATTGGCTGTGTTAGGTGTTACAGCATTTCTCGGCGGGTGGCGTCCGGGGAATGAAGTTTGA
- a CDS encoding VOC family protein, with translation MTHKQIVNGVVESVLYVENLAHSVKFYEDLFGFEKEIMDEMICVLKVPNQQALILFPKSIAAEPGRTTSPAGTVEGVIPPHGGNGRLHVAFSIAASDLDFWEQRLADRNIAIDSKVHWKRGGWSLYFRDPDEHLLELITPGLWSFY, from the coding sequence ATGACGCACAAGCAAATCGTTAACGGTGTTGTTGAATCCGTGCTGTATGTCGAGAACTTGGCACACTCAGTGAAGTTCTACGAAGACTTATTCGGATTTGAGAAAGAGATTATGGATGAGATGATTTGTGTACTTAAAGTACCCAACCAGCAAGCCCTCATCCTCTTCCCCAAAAGCATTGCTGCTGAGCCAGGGCGGACAACTTCTCCTGCTGGTACAGTGGAAGGGGTAATTCCTCCTCATGGTGGAAATGGCCGCTTGCACGTAGCATTCTCAATTGCAGCATCTGACCTCGATTTTTGGGAACAAAGATTGGCTGACCGAAATATCGCGATCGATAGCAAGGTTCATTGGAAACGGGGCGGTTGGAGCTTGTATTTCCGAGATCCGGATGAGCATCTCCTCGAATTGATCACTCCAGGTCTTTGGTCGTTCTATTGA
- the tftA gene encoding hormogonium tapered terminus morphoprotein TftA, whose product MGRIFLSAAHGGKETGGIDPGSIAGGTTEAREMILLRDLILTELRARSFEVLSVPDDVSAKQTIEWINSRGRRGDIALEIHADAAGNPSVRGASVFYIASNDERKSNADLLLMGLLRRVPQLPNRGVKPDTASGLGSLAFCRQTKVPSLLMQVGFLSSPDDRSLLQNRRRDFALGIADGLAAWSRSIDSGSGDGGEPTYAAINININGQNYPEQGILINGNAYIPIDLVDRLRIDLSKAPNVRRITYRRVVYVKAIELREFNISVSWDSGTKTVTLRSNLVICPGQIDRIMSHGNSSEVQMQIFLKNNNENALVQFPDIAKLYREEATTEGVNYDIAFCQMCVETGFLRFGDDIKSEQNNFAGLGTIGGGTEAATFENARIGVRAHIQHLKAYASLEPLVKEVVDPRFRFVTRGIAPLVDQLSGRWSADLDYGNKIMAMLKRLYESAGLM is encoded by the coding sequence ATGGGACGTATTTTTCTTTCCGCAGCCCACGGAGGCAAAGAAACGGGAGGAATTGATCCAGGCTCAATTGCCGGTGGTACTACCGAAGCTAGAGAGATGATTTTGCTGCGCGATTTAATTTTAACCGAACTGAGAGCGCGTAGTTTTGAGGTTTTGTCGGTTCCTGATGACGTGAGTGCCAAGCAAACTATCGAATGGATCAATTCCCGTGGTCGTCGGGGTGATATTGCGCTAGAAATTCACGCTGATGCTGCTGGCAATCCTTCGGTGCGTGGGGCTAGTGTATTTTATATTGCCAGCAATGACGAACGCAAAAGCAACGCCGATCTATTACTAATGGGGTTGCTGCGCCGTGTTCCCCAATTGCCCAATCGCGGAGTTAAGCCGGATACAGCTTCGGGTTTAGGTAGTTTGGCATTTTGTCGCCAGACAAAAGTGCCTTCCTTATTGATGCAAGTTGGTTTCTTAAGCAGTCCCGACGATCGCTCTTTGCTACAAAATCGCCGTCGTGACTTTGCCTTGGGAATCGCTGATGGATTGGCTGCTTGGAGTCGTAGTATTGATTCTGGTTCTGGGGACGGGGGAGAACCAACCTATGCGGCAATTAATATCAACATTAATGGGCAAAACTATCCAGAGCAAGGAATACTGATTAACGGTAATGCTTACATTCCTATTGATTTAGTAGATCGCTTGCGAATTGACTTATCGAAAGCGCCCAACGTCCGCCGCATTACCTATCGCCGAGTTGTTTATGTCAAAGCTATTGAACTGCGAGAATTTAATATTTCTGTCAGTTGGGATAGTGGGACTAAGACTGTAACATTACGTTCCAACTTGGTAATCTGCCCCGGTCAAATTGATCGGATTATGTCGCATGGCAATTCCTCAGAAGTGCAGATGCAGATATTTCTGAAAAATAACAATGAAAATGCCTTGGTGCAGTTTCCAGATATAGCCAAACTCTATCGAGAAGAAGCCACTACAGAAGGGGTTAACTATGACATTGCTTTCTGTCAGATGTGTGTAGAAACAGGATTTTTACGCTTTGGCGACGATATCAAATCTGAGCAAAATAATTTTGCAGGTCTGGGAACGATTGGTGGCGGTACGGAAGCAGCAACTTTTGAAAATGCCAGAATTGGTGTGAGGGCACACATCCAACACTTGAAAGCTTATGCCAGTTTAGAACCCTTGGTAAAGGAAGTAGTAGACCCGCGATTTCGTTTTGTCACACGCGGTATTGCCCCCTTGGTAGATCAATTATCGGGGCGGTGGTCTGCTGATTTAGATTATGGTAACAAGATTATGGCAATGCTCAAACGCCTCTACGAGTCGGCAGGATTGATGTAA
- a CDS encoding pyridoxamine 5'-phosphate oxidase family protein has protein sequence MSSLEHEIDQEKLSLTQRTKIGRMPSRGHYERELVYQILDEGLVCHIGFTVDGQPFVIPTAYGRVGDRLYIHGSTASRMMRSLAQGIEVCVTVTLLDGLVLARTAFHHSMNYHSVVIFGTATKVQDEAQKLEALEAFTEHIVPGRWAQVRQPNHQELQVTSVLELPLHEASAKVRTGPPNDEEQDYSIPVWAGVIPLELTASTPIADSRLQKEIILPSYLHNYTRK, from the coding sequence ATGAGTTCTTTAGAGCATGAAATCGATCAAGAAAAGCTCAGCCTTACACAACGCACCAAGATCGGAAGAATGCCATCGCGAGGGCATTATGAGCGCGAACTGGTTTACCAAATTTTGGATGAAGGATTAGTATGCCATATTGGTTTTACCGTTGATGGTCAGCCGTTTGTGATTCCGACTGCTTATGGTAGGGTCGGCGATCGCCTCTACATTCATGGATCGACGGCTAGCCGAATGATGCGATCGCTTGCCCAGGGTATAGAAGTTTGCGTTACTGTCACTCTACTCGATGGGCTAGTATTAGCTCGAACTGCGTTTCACCACTCGATGAATTACCACTCTGTAGTCATCTTTGGTACAGCAACTAAAGTGCAAGATGAGGCTCAAAAACTTGAAGCTTTAGAAGCTTTTACCGAGCACATTGTACCAGGACGGTGGGCACAGGTGCGTCAACCCAACCATCAGGAACTTCAGGTAACTTCAGTACTCGAACTGCCTCTTCATGAGGCATCTGCAAAGGTACGAACAGGGCCTCCAAACGATGAAGAACAAGACTATAGCATACCTGTGTGGGCTGGCGTTATCCCACTCGAATTAACAGCCAGCACACCGATTGCCGATTCTCGTCTACAAAAGGAAATAATTCTTCCCTCCTATCTGCACAATTACACTCGCAAATAA
- a CDS encoding tetratricopeptide repeat protein — protein sequence MVWTSCLHRTSADLGDKQGAIADYNLALKINSNYALAYIVRGLARAETGDNQGGIADLQKAAELFRQQGNTQSYQKALELIRKYQQ from the coding sequence GTGGTGTGGACATCTTGTCTGCACCGGACGAGCGCCGATTTGGGAGACAAGCAAGGAGCGATCGCTGATTACAACTTAGCCCTCAAAATTAATTCCAACTATGCTCTTGCCTACATTGTTCGGGGTTTAGCCCGTGCTGAGACAGGAGATAACCAAGGTGGAATTGCTGACTTGCAGAAAGCTGCTGAACTGTTTCGACAACAAGGAAATACACAGTCATATCAAAAAGCGCTGGAGTTAATTAGGAAGTATCAGCAGTAA
- a CDS encoding alpha/beta fold hydrolase encodes MDRLTGQSKLACDDIGTGEPALLLLPGWCADRGIFVALANQLGKKRRVINVDLLGHNESARPDGDFGSEDVIHEALKLVDSLGINEFVTVSVAHAGWLAVELRRRLVNRIPKMVFLDWIIIEPPQVFFEILEKIQQPAQWQSARDALFAAWSLGDPNLAKPFQEFMTNYGFDMWSRAGREIGRSYREFGSALRVLETLNPAPTVLNLYSPTQAKNLYAQDDDSSYFEAQQSFALNHPWFHFRRLSSKSHLPSVEVPGEVADAIESFIAKS; translated from the coding sequence ATGGATAGGCTAACTGGACAATCAAAACTTGCCTGCGACGATATAGGAACAGGCGAACCTGCCTTACTCTTGCTTCCAGGATGGTGTGCAGATCGGGGTATTTTCGTAGCACTTGCGAATCAGCTCGGTAAAAAGCGAAGAGTTATCAACGTTGATTTGTTAGGACATAACGAATCAGCTCGTCCAGATGGAGATTTTGGGAGCGAGGATGTTATCCATGAGGCACTCAAGCTTGTAGATTCACTTGGTATAAATGAATTTGTCACGGTATCAGTAGCTCATGCAGGATGGCTTGCCGTTGAACTAAGGCGCAGGTTGGTTAATCGCATACCTAAAATGGTCTTTTTGGATTGGATTATTATTGAGCCGCCGCAGGTCTTTTTTGAAATCTTGGAGAAAATACAACAGCCTGCTCAATGGCAAAGTGCGCGTGACGCACTGTTTGCTGCTTGGTCGTTAGGCGATCCTAACCTCGCCAAACCCTTCCAAGAGTTTATGACGAATTACGGCTTCGATATGTGGTCGCGTGCGGGTCGAGAAATAGGCAGGTCATACAGAGAGTTTGGCAGTGCTTTGCGGGTGCTGGAAACTCTTAACCCAGCTCCTACAGTGCTGAATCTTTATTCGCCAACGCAAGCAAAAAATCTCTACGCCCAAGATGATGACTCAAGTTACTTTGAAGCACAACAAAGTTTCGCTCTTAACCATCCGTGGTTTCACTTTCGCAGGCTGAGTTCCAAAAGTCATTTACCCTCGGTTGAAGTTCCTGGGGAAGTTGCAGACGCAATTGAAAGTTTCATTGCAAAATCTTAA
- the pdxR gene encoding MocR-like pyridoxine biosynthesis transcription factor PdxR: MDLAIALDRKAAIPLHRQLYEELRRAILERRLSQGQRLPSTRLLAKSLGVSRLTVTQSYEQLIDEGYLQTIVGSGTFVCTQLPDDLLHSASSPSENKMARLPIKLSHYAAVLTEIDIPNMAGPNTPISFRYGRPAFDQFPIQLWRKLLFRHSRASLDWLDYASDPLGHRPLREAIAHYLSRSRAVQCEPDQILLVGGTQQALDLIARLLVNPDETIALEEPSYLAVRRHTFLSQGAKLLPIPVDESGLVVEQLAKFSSDNIKLVYVTPSHQFPTGAVLSLQRRLELLSWAQQTTAIIIEDDYDSEYRYEGQPIPALQGLHSSNTVVYIGSFSKMLFPSLRIGYLVLPQQLIPVFARAKWLIDRQLPLLEQHVLADFIQEGYLERHLRRMRLYYDQRRQVLVQAIKVHLGERATILGENAGIHLIVRLHTNLSDEDIIHRARRVGVGMVTTKPYYLQAAPSGEFIFGYSALTVQQLEEGIHKLTEVLC; this comes from the coding sequence ATGGATTTAGCGATCGCGCTAGACAGGAAAGCGGCGATACCCTTGCACCGACAGCTATACGAAGAACTGCGACGAGCGATCCTTGAGCGAAGGTTATCCCAAGGGCAGCGGCTTCCTTCTACGCGCTTGCTGGCAAAGTCTTTGGGAGTTTCTCGGCTCACCGTGACTCAAAGCTACGAACAGCTGATCGACGAAGGTTATCTGCAAACTATTGTTGGTTCCGGTACGTTTGTCTGCACTCAACTGCCCGACGATCTACTACACTCGGCTTCGTCGCCATCTGAAAATAAGATGGCTCGATTACCAATCAAACTATCGCATTACGCTGCTGTACTGACGGAGATTGACATCCCCAACATGGCAGGACCCAATACGCCCATCAGTTTTCGTTACGGGCGACCTGCTTTTGACCAATTTCCTATACAGCTATGGCGCAAGCTGCTGTTTCGTCACAGTCGTGCTAGCCTAGACTGGTTAGACTACGCCAGCGATCCTCTGGGACATAGACCGTTGCGAGAGGCGATCGCTCACTACTTATCTCGTTCCCGCGCGGTGCAGTGCGAACCCGACCAGATATTGCTCGTCGGCGGTACTCAGCAAGCCCTCGACTTAATCGCCCGCCTGTTAGTCAATCCTGATGAGACAATTGCTTTAGAAGAACCTAGTTATTTAGCAGTACGGCGGCATACTTTCCTGTCACAGGGAGCAAAGTTGTTACCGATTCCAGTTGATGAGTCAGGATTAGTAGTTGAACAGCTAGCAAAATTCTCATCTGACAACATTAAACTAGTCTATGTCACTCCCTCTCACCAATTTCCCACCGGAGCGGTGCTATCACTTCAAAGGCGACTAGAATTGCTGTCTTGGGCGCAACAGACAACAGCCATAATTATCGAGGATGACTACGATAGCGAATATCGCTACGAAGGTCAACCAATTCCTGCTCTCCAAGGGTTGCATAGTAGTAACACAGTGGTTTACATCGGTAGCTTCTCTAAAATGCTATTTCCATCTCTGCGAATTGGCTATTTAGTGCTGCCGCAGCAATTGATACCTGTATTCGCTCGTGCCAAGTGGCTGATAGATCGGCAGTTACCCCTGTTGGAGCAACATGTCTTAGCAGATTTTATCCAAGAAGGCTATTTAGAACGCCACCTGCGACGGATGCGACTCTACTATGACCAACGTCGCCAAGTCTTAGTGCAAGCAATCAAAGTTCACTTGGGAGAACGGGCAACAATTTTAGGTGAGAATGCCGGGATTCATTTAATTGTGCGATTGCATACCAATCTCAGTGATGAGGACATTATTCATCGTGCTAGGCGGGTGGGTGTAGGCATGGTCACTACCAAGCCTTACTATCTCCAAGCTGCTCCATCAGGAGAGTTTATCTTTGGCTATTCTGCACTCACAGTACAACAACTTGAGGAAGGTATCCACAAATTGACAGAAGTTCTGTGTTGA
- a CDS encoding peroxiredoxin-like family protein, giving the protein MSLTEDLNNLRNHAVSQLSPETLAIIEKAIQQVANSGITEQALKIGDHVPNFTLPNAVGKSVELQQLLTQSSVVISFYRGVWCPYCNLELRALQQVLPELTALGASLVAISPQTPDNSLSTVEKHSLTFEVLSDVGNQVAKQFSLVYTVPTAMHPVIKSFGIDLPAYNGDDSFELPLTATYIINTDGTIGFSYVNPDYTQRLDPADIIAALSQLQAKAGV; this is encoded by the coding sequence ATGAGCCTGACAGAAGATTTGAACAACTTGCGAAACCATGCAGTATCGCAACTTTCGCCAGAAACCTTGGCAATTATTGAAAAGGCTATTCAGCAAGTCGCAAATTCGGGCATTACAGAACAAGCCCTCAAAATAGGCGATCACGTTCCTAACTTCACTCTCCCCAATGCCGTTGGCAAATCTGTAGAATTGCAACAACTGTTAACACAGAGTTCTGTCGTCATTTCCTTCTACCGCGGCGTGTGGTGTCCTTACTGCAACCTCGAATTGCGAGCATTACAACAAGTTCTACCAGAATTGACTGCCTTGGGCGCTTCCTTGGTAGCAATTTCACCGCAAACACCAGACAACAGTCTCTCTACCGTTGAAAAACACAGCTTGACCTTTGAAGTTTTAAGCGATGTCGGCAATCAAGTTGCTAAGCAGTTCAGTTTAGTATACACCGTACCGACAGCAATGCATCCAGTTATAAAAAGCTTCGGTATCGATTTGCCAGCCTACAACGGCGATGACTCCTTTGAGTTGCCCCTGACTGCTACCTATATCATCAACACCGATGGTACTATTGGTTTCAGCTACGTCAACCCGGACTATACCCAGCGCCTCGATCCAGCAGATATCATTGCTGCTCTCTCCCAGTTGCAAGCAAAAGCTGGAGTTTAA
- the dnaG gene encoding DNA primase, translating to MTNDESMQFRLHPDTIEEIKQRADIVDVVSEYVVLRRRGKDFVGLCPFHDEKSPSFTVSPTKQMYYCFGCQAGGNAIKFLMDLHKHSFAEVVLDLARRYQVPVQTLEPEQRQELQRQLSERSQLYEILASTSQFYQHALRQSQGQLALQYLQQQRQLQDETIVQFNLGYAPVGWETLYRYLVEDKRYPVQLVEKAGLIKPRKEGSGYYDVFRDRVIIPIHDVMGRTIGFGGRSLGDEQPKYLNSPETELFNKGKTLFALDKAKAGISQHDQAVVVEGYFDAIALHAAGINNVVASLGTALSIDQVRLLLRYSDSKQLILNFDADKAGKIAAERAIGEIAELAYKGEVQLKILNLPDGKDADEYLHTHTPADYQQLVANAPLWLDWQIQQITKDRDLKQATDFQQVSQQLVKLLKNITNLDTLNYYVSHCAEILALGDARLVPLRVENLLTQVAPDNNSRLGYISGSSRSAFRQPQYRQTQEFSTQASKTTAPTLEKSLLEQAEALLLRIYLHCPEQRQAITDTLEERDLQFSLSHHRFLWRQILEISSDDLEVDLISKVQDKCLEFPEEMGLVSHLFQLNEIGKKEILRTPQVVQAATACMERVLREKRYRHFLELWEQTDPEAEPERWQSYYQAFYAEKLRLQELDKQRQFSLPDLL from the coding sequence ATGACTAATGACGAATCTATGCAATTTCGTTTACACCCAGATACGATAGAGGAAATTAAACAACGGGCTGACATCGTAGATGTCGTCTCAGAATACGTTGTTTTACGCAGGCGCGGCAAAGATTTTGTGGGTTTGTGTCCCTTCCATGATGAAAAAAGCCCTAGTTTTACCGTTAGCCCCACCAAGCAAATGTACTATTGCTTTGGCTGTCAAGCTGGGGGTAATGCGATCAAATTTCTGATGGATTTGCACAAGCACTCTTTTGCAGAAGTGGTGCTGGATTTAGCGCGACGTTACCAAGTACCCGTGCAAACTCTGGAACCCGAACAAAGACAAGAGTTGCAGCGGCAATTATCAGAGCGATCGCAGCTTTATGAAATTCTCGCTTCTACTTCCCAATTCTATCAACATGCCCTCAGGCAATCCCAAGGACAGCTAGCCCTTCAGTATCTGCAACAGCAACGCCAACTGCAAGACGAAACCATTGTGCAGTTTAACTTGGGTTATGCCCCTGTGGGTTGGGAAACTCTCTACCGCTATCTGGTAGAAGATAAACGCTATCCAGTCCAGTTGGTGGAAAAAGCAGGATTGATTAAACCGCGCAAAGAAGGTAGCGGGTATTATGACGTGTTTCGCGATCGCGTGATCATCCCTATCCATGATGTGATGGGACGCACGATTGGCTTTGGTGGCAGAAGTTTGGGAGATGAGCAACCGAAGTATCTAAATTCACCGGAAACTGAACTTTTTAATAAAGGTAAAACTTTATTTGCCCTCGACAAGGCCAAAGCTGGCATTTCTCAACACGATCAAGCTGTGGTGGTAGAGGGATATTTTGATGCGATCGCTCTCCACGCTGCCGGAATTAACAACGTCGTCGCCTCTTTGGGTACTGCTCTGAGTATAGACCAAGTACGGCTACTATTGCGCTACAGCGACTCAAAACAACTAATACTCAACTTTGACGCCGATAAAGCCGGGAAGATAGCCGCCGAAAGGGCTATAGGAGAAATTGCCGAACTGGCATACAAGGGCGAAGTTCAGTTAAAAATTCTCAACTTGCCAGATGGCAAAGATGCTGATGAGTACTTGCACACCCACACACCAGCAGACTATCAACAATTGGTAGCAAATGCGCCCTTGTGGCTAGATTGGCAGATTCAGCAAATCACGAAAGACCGAGACTTGAAGCAAGCTACAGATTTTCAACAAGTCTCGCAGCAGTTAGTAAAATTACTGAAAAATATAACTAACCTTGATACGCTTAACTATTACGTTTCTCATTGTGCAGAAATTTTAGCTCTTGGGGACGCCAGACTAGTACCTCTAAGAGTAGAAAATCTCCTGACTCAAGTTGCACCCGATAATAACTCTAGACTAGGCTATATTTCTGGGTCATCAAGAAGCGCATTCCGTCAACCACAGTATAGACAAACACAAGAATTCTCTACACAAGCAAGTAAAACAACTGCACCAACACTAGAAAAAAGTCTTTTAGAACAAGCAGAAGCTTTATTGCTAAGAATTTACTTGCATTGTCCCGAACAGCGCCAAGCTATTACTGACACTTTGGAAGAACGGGATTTGCAATTTAGCCTTTCCCACCATCGATTTTTATGGCGGCAAATTTTAGAAATTTCCTCTGATGATTTAGAGGTTGATTTAATATCAAAAGTGCAAGATAAATGCCTGGAGTTTCCCGAAGAAATGGGGTTAGTTTCCCATCTATTTCAACTCAACGAGATTGGCAAGAAAGAGATACTGCGTACTCCTCAAGTAGTCCAAGCTGCAACTGCTTGCATGGAACGTGTATTGCGAGAAAAGCGCTATCGTCATTTCTTAGAATTGTGGGAGCAAACCGATCCTGAAGCAGAACCAGAGCGTTGGCAATCATACTATCAAGCTTTTTATGCTGAGAAGTTGCGGTTGCAAGAATTAGATAAACAACGGCAATTTTCCCTCCCAGATTTATTGTGA